Below is a window of Rhea pennata isolate bPtePen1 chromosome 2, bPtePen1.pri, whole genome shotgun sequence DNA.
TGCTGGTAAGCAGACTGTGACATTTGAGTCCTCACTAATCTTCCAAATGTGattaaaattatctttgaaGGTCAACAGTGTAATCAATGAACTGGTCTGGTCAGAACTGTGCAGACTCAAGCACCACGCAGAGCTCCTGGGCATATGGCGACCACAAGCATCTGCTGCGTCGGGCATCTCAAAGTGGACAATTCTCTTAGAGTGCTAGGTTAAGACGGACAGAAGAAGTTGGCAGATTTATAGCTGGCTTTATCCAATCCCTGAGAAACACAGCCCTGATTATTTCTGAACAGGGTTCAGCAAGAGGCCAAAACCTATTAGtagtttgaaaggaaaaagggtaGGAGGTGCTGATGGCTCTTCTACTTTTGTGAGTCTGAAGTGTTGAATTTGTGTCATTGCCTCCTATAGCCAGATGGATGCATTTATTGAAGTGAAGACTTGCATGATTTAGGGTTGTGTGTAAAGGGTGAGCAGATGGAAGGCAAACACGTTTCTGCTGTGTCCAGTGGGAGATCAGTTTGAGTCTCAGCACCCATGAGTCAATTCTCTATCCTCTGTACTTGCAAGAGAAGTACACGCAAGAGCCAGGCTTTCACCGTGAGTGTAATGCTAATCCTAGGAATCACTTCCTAGGCTGTTTGGAGGATGCCTCTTCCAAATGATAACCCATAATTTTGTGCATGTGAGGTGGATCCTTGATGAAGGtgatgtttttatgttttttaatgaactCAACAATTGCTCTGAAGCCAGATACAACATTAAGGTTGTCTCTTAATCAGTTAAGTAAAGAACTGTTGCTTTAGATAATGTATTGCCTCTTGTTGCCTTGATAAACCAGTAAATTATTCTTAGGCAAGAACCAttgtctttcttcttcttcttcttcttcttcttcttcctttttttttttttttttttttttttttttttaaggaaaaggcAGAATCAGTGAAAGATGCTTCAGAAACTGCGTGGGAATATTGCCCTATCTCTGCCTAAATAGTAGGCAGCTTGAAAGTAAGAGACAGCAGACCAAATAAATTTCTGGTGTAAGCTAATTGAAAGCCACATGGATAAATTGGGAAAGAATGAAGAATAACGTGATGCGAAAAGAATAGTTCTGGCACACACTTCATGGAGGTATATGAGTGGTGATTGAAGGTCAAACGGCATTTGGAAGTACCATCAAAGGTAGAGTAAAGCCAGGAATATTGTGAGAGGAAATGGATAACTAGCACAACAAGCGCAGTTACTCCAGGGGTGCTCTGCTGCTAATATGTGCACAGCTGGAGCCTCTAAGGAAGGTGTTTGTTTTGGAAGAGATGAAAGGTCATGTCAAATTGATTTAGCACCTAGAAGCAGTATCGGTATGTTGCTCAGTCCCTAATCTAGGAGGTAGAGAACAAGAAACTTGTGCCATTTGCTCAGCTGAAAAATGTGGGTCTTCCCCACCAATTAagagtatttataaaaatgtagcCTGAGATATGCTTCTAAAAGAAATCTATCTTCACATTGAGATTCAGGCTTTTGTTAGATTATAATATATACTGAGACTATcctgaaatttaaattattgCCGTGGAAATGTTggattctttttcttgcatttattttgaattttatggCACAAGGCAGAATTCTTGAGTGTGTTGCACACCGCTGGGACAAGGTGCAAGATTCAAAGAACACCAGCTACAGTAGTTCCCTGCAAAGTCCTGTACCAAAAGATACAAATATTGAAggtattaaaattaaaaagtaaatgcaaatttctttgtttttaagccTACAGTGTGAAATAGATCATGCTATCCTATATGAAAAAACTTGTCTGCATTCAAAATGGGTAAGATATTCTGCAGGGAAAGAATTACCAATTCATGAAAAGTATGTGAATAATAAAATGGACAATAATACAAAATCTGAACATACATAAAATGATTAATCACAATCTATATATGGATTTCCACATCTCAAGAAGGTAATACAGCATATTCCTTCTCAAGGCCATCTCTGAAATGTGTACTAGAAATCAAGATTCTGTAACAGTttatttctagcaaaaaaaGTAAGTCCCCTCCTTTCAAGCATTATCATAATCCTTATTTAAGTACTTAAAAGTTTTCAGCCAAAAGAGAGTAGTAGCAGCATGTTTCAGCATTTTCAGTGATGTTAGAAAGGTGACAGTCACCAGGCAAGAGGAGCATGTACCAAGTGCAATGTTCTTCATTAAACTGCAAGTATTGAAGAAGTAGATTTATGACCATGACGATTTTCAAGCTTCAAATGCCAGCTAAAGCTGTCAATCTGTCCTCTAATCCTTAAATTCTGACCTACTATGTTATAGTAGCTGCCTTATAGAAGATGCCTATAGAAGATGTCTTGCTCTTATaaagcagtgatttttaaaagtctggCAGAAATATGACTATTCAAAAAGTACACTGCCTTTTCTCCTCATTAAGacttttgaaatactgaattttttcttctaaatctaaattttgttctttagtttttctttaaggaGATGTGAGGATTCTCAGAATTTACTGAACTGAGCCCTAGAATAGAAGTTACTTCATAAAATGGCAGGAAGGGTGTGCCTCTGTCTTCCTCACCTGGATATCTGCAGTGATTTAAGATAGCAACATCACTTAAACCAGAATATTTGCCATCTTTCTTGGTGAAAATTCCTATAGTAAGCAAATATTAATACCACTGTACAAAACTGTAGTAAAAACTCATACACGATACAGTGCTCTACAATGTTGGTTCAGAAAGATTAAATCTCAGCAGAAcaaattcagacaaagaaaGCTACAAGGATAAGCAGGGACCAAGACTTGCAAAAAGAATACTAAAAGGAGTTTGGCAAGCATACCCATGAAGATAAGCCTGTTAGGGCATATGGTTGCTGTCTATAAATACACCACATAAGCGAACAccaagaaagaagaggaattaTTTAAAGTAAAGAACAATGTTGGCATGAGAAAAACTTCATATAAAGGAACCAATAATAAAATTACGCTAAAAATTACACAAATTCTGAAGGGCAATGCAGTTCTGGAATACTCTTCCAAAGTAGTGAGAGCAAAAATTACTGACTACTTTTGACATGGAGTTAGCTAAGTTCATGAAGGGAATTCCTGTGTACTGAATAAAGTCATTGTCATGATAATGagaacatattaaatttcagtattttatttatttagtgtCTTTGATCCAAAGCACTTATATAAAAAGCAATAATGAAAATTCCTTTCAACCAGTAAATAAAAGTCATGATTCCTTAgggtatttcattttctttagtaaaATGCAATTTGGACACATTCCATTCACTATTTGCAGAAATGACAGAGCACCAGCCCTATGAATAATAAATCTACAATGTAAGATAAACTATGGGTTATTGAAATGATGTGTTGCAAAGTTGGGATCCAACCTTTGCAATGCTGAACTAGCATCAGCTGAGGGAATTTGTGACTCTTTGGCAAGTTTACAGATCTCCTCAAATAACTGCCCTGAAAGGCATTGCTTTTAAACTCTCTGAATCTACAGCTcgtgaaactgaaataaaacccCTGCTTAGAGCTGGAATCTCTGTAGGCCCCGAACCAGCAGACCTAGCAAGAATTGCAAAGTCCTTGACATCAGTGGGAGATTTTTGCTGGTCTTGCAGACTTCAGCCCAACAGGGGTTTATGTGCTTTGCAAGACCATCTCTTCCCTCTCTTATTTCATTCATGATTATTTCAGTTTGACAGCCAACCTAGTGCTACGCGGCATTTTGGTTGGTATTCCTAAGTGTATGATAATTTACCCATGCGCAGTGAGAGGCAGGGGCAAGGCTATCGACTTACACCTGTGATCCAGCAAAGAATTTGAACCAGCTCCCCTGAAGCAAAGccttaacaaaatatttcaagtttgGGTGCCTAATTCAGGTTATCTGAGCCTACCTTTAGGAACAGGTATATAGCTCACTGGTTTTCAGAGATACTAAGCACTCTTCATGACTATTGACTTTATAGGTTTGGCAAGTTATGTTGAAATCTCtaagagttttattttggtaaggttagaagggacctgTTTCCCTCAAGGCTTATGCCCTAAATCAACTACTAACTGATGTAGGGAAGAATGGTCAAAGGAAATGTTATGTATGGGTAAGTTATTTCACATTGTGTATTCTGTGATAAGTCACTGGACATACGAGAATCTCATCCTGGGTGctcaattttctgttttcaagtgGAGTTGATACAACAACATCAAAATATCCAGCCTGGACAACACCAGTCTAATACAGGAAATTACCTGTTCATACTTTCATAGTTTGCTTTATTCTGCTAGTTGAGCTACTTGTATTCAGGTACCATTGCTACCTGAATACCATGTTGTGGTATGCAAGCACAGGCTTCAAACATGACAATTTTAGCTGtaccattttaatttttgttcctactagtttaaatcttttttttccttcctcctagTTTAAGTCTATTTTCTGAACCTCTCCAGTCTTCAcaagtaacaataaaaaaaggaacaatatatgtaataaatagactggaaaaaatgaaaagaaaagcgATTATGTTCACTGAGTGTCAGTCATCTGTTTTATAACACAAATCTCTAGAAATACAAGGAAAGGACAGCAATGGGTTCTGCCTGTTGGCTGTGAGTGTTTGGTGTCTGCACAACTGCATTACGAAAAAGGCTGATCATTGAAAAGATAAGTTTATGCAGATTCATGATTATTCTTGAAAACCCAAGTGATCTGCTCTCTCATTTTTGTAAATGACTTGAAAACGTACAGTCCAGCCTTTGAGAGGATTTTAATCGACTACGTCATTGAACCAGCTAGGAGGAGAATCTGTCCACAGTGAGTGAAGTATTAAGTGcttttggctatttttttcttaggtcCTGGTACTTTTTGTTAGTTGGAAGTTGTGGGTTCTTTTCTGAGTAAAAATATgacttacatattttttctctccttagaGTTTTCTTGGCAGAAAGCTTAATGGAATTATCTGCCCTCAACACCTGTTTTCAAGCTTTCCTGATAAAATTAGCTTTTGTATCTCAGGATCACATATGGCGTCTTTATAATTAGTCTTTTTGCAGTATATGAATGTCAGTTCCTAAAATGCTGCTTGTTCTGTTCATGTGGgaatatttctcttcattaaaCCAATCCTAATTTTCCAATGGTGCTTCTAATTGTTGAACACCTACATATTTCTGTGCCTGATCTCAGACCCATTTTGATGGACCGATACTGAGTATCTTTAGCTTCATTGGAACCAAGCTATGTGCTCATAATCTCTGAAAATAGAAGCCTAAGATGTTTTCATGAGCCTCCATAACTAAAGCCACTTGTGGAAATGTAGTCTTTGAACATGTAGCTGTCTGGAAATGAGCAGCAATCTTCTCCAAAATGCTCAGTGTGGACCTAATCTTGAAAACAGAGGTAGATCTATGCTTAAAAGCTTCCGAAAAATATTACCCTCTGTACCATTTCAAAAGAAGAACATCCTATTTCTAAGACATTTACTCAACAGTAAGCAAATTACCACGAAATGTGAAGCTTGGAGGTGTTTATGGACATGTGATGATAAGAATTACCAGTCAGAAAGGTGGGGAAATACATTCCCACATTAGTGATTCACAGTTGTTTTCTAAAACTACTGCAgtgtcatattttaaaacacattggAAGTCCTACATCTGTCCTGAGATGGTCTTGAACTACTATAGATACCAGAATAGGTGACAGGTGGTTTGTTTGTTATTAGTTTCACAGCTGAGAACTTTTATTCCATGTGGGTAAGTTCTTTCCTTGTTCAAACAAGGATTTCTATGGCAAATGCACAAAGTAACAAATTATCACCATACCGCTGGCACTAACATGGTAACAGCTGCATGAAAAAGTCAGCATTTAGTACATACGCAACAGGATGAAAATGTGCAAATTCTCGATTTGTAATACAAATGTCATTAGATTTTCAAGTGCAAAGTTAGTGCAGTGTCAGCAACACTAtcctctaggaaaaaaaaaaaagatgacaaataggaaaacatttataaacatAGCTCTTGAAAACTCTCATGCAAACTGCTGTCAAACTTGTACGCTAATGCAGTGAATCATTCAGGCTCAGTTCGCTGGGGGTACTCCTGCTCATATTGGTAAGACTGGCCATAAGGGATTTAACTTTATAGGCATAGTAGTCCCTTAAGTTGACTGATGGAACCTCTTTCATACCATCACCAAAATCACAGCTTCTCATGGCACTCTCTAACTGCTTCTGACGCCTATAGAAGTGAGAGAATTTATTGAAGATCAGTGTAATAGGAAGCACTACCACTAGGATACCAGCTAGGATGCATGCAGATGCCGTCAACTTGCCAGCAGTGCTCCCTGGCACCACATCTCCATAGCCAACTGTGGTCATGCTAACTGTAGCCCACCACCAACAAGCAGGAATGGTGGCTAACCCCTCGTTATCTTCTTTTTCAATGGTGTAAGCCACTACTGAAAAAATGGAGATGCCAACAGAGAGATAAAGCAAAAGAAGCCCTACCTCTCTGTAGCTATACTTTAAGGTGGCTCCAAGAGACCTGAGACCTGTTGAGTGTCTAGCAAGCTTTAAGATGCGGAAGATCCTCATGAGTCTCAGGACTTGTGCCACCCTACCTAAATTTGCTAAAGTTGGACTACTTTCCACCACCAAGTTGACAACTAGGGTAATATAAAATGGGAGGATAGACATAAGGTCAATCAGATTCAGGGCATgcttgaaaaattttaaaaagtcaggaGCTACTGCAAATCTCGCCACCAGTTCAAAAGTGAACCATGCAATACCAAAATGTTCCACGATTTCAAATCGAGGGTCTTCCTCAGGGTTGCCATTGCTGTCCATAATCTGAAAGTCTGGGAGGCTGTTCAGGCACATGGTCACGATGGAGCCCAGCACCACTACTATTGAAAGGACACTGAAGATTCGACTTAAGACTGAATAACCAGGGTTATCCAAAGCAAGCCAGAGCTGCCTCCTGACATTTCCAAAGGGTTGTCTGTCAAATTTAGAGGCATCATTGTAGAAAGCCAAAATCTCATCAAAAGATGATGTGGTACTTTCCTGGTCACTTTGTTCTTCCCATTTCTCTTGGTCTGGCTCCATTTTCCTCCCATGGTAGCTGTAACTGCAGCACGAGTCTATAAAGAATTCATTGATTCCCCAGTATTCAATCTCTtggctgaaagaaaacacacagagtTCACCCATCACATGGAGCTTGCCAGtgttataaaaatgtaacaCGTAAGGGAAGAGCTCAGGGTTCCTGTCAAAGTAAAATTCATTCTTGGTGTCGTCGTAGTCGTCGCAGAGCTCCAGTATCGACTCCTTTGAATGGCAGCTCAGCAGTTTGCCCAGTCTGGTCTCGGGGAATCTCAATAACGTGTTGGAtctcatctttttcttaaagccGCCAACGTTGATGCTGATCTCATTGTCTTCAAAATTCGCTTCAGATAAAGCCTTCAGACTCTGCCCTGTCATAGTGAGCTCCTTCCAAAGGGGCATAGCGAATAAAAACCTGGGGTGCAATCG
It encodes the following:
- the KCNS2 gene encoding potassium voltage-gated channel subfamily S member 2, with the translated sequence MPLWKELTMTGQSLKALSEANFEDNEISINVGGFKKKMRSNTLLRFPETRLGKLLSCHSKESILELCDDYDDTKNEFYFDRNPELFPYVLHFYNTGKLHVMGELCVFSFSQEIEYWGINEFFIDSCCSYSYHGRKMEPDQEKWEEQSDQESTTSSFDEILAFYNDASKFDRQPFGNVRRQLWLALDNPGYSVLSRIFSVLSIVVVLGSIVTMCLNSLPDFQIMDSNGNPEEDPRFEIVEHFGIAWFTFELVARFAVAPDFLKFFKHALNLIDLMSILPFYITLVVNLVVESSPTLANLGRVAQVLRLMRIFRILKLARHSTGLRSLGATLKYSYREVGLLLLYLSVGISIFSVVAYTIEKEDNEGLATIPACWWWATVSMTTVGYGDVVPGSTAGKLTASACILAGILVVVLPITLIFNKFSHFYRRQKQLESAMRSCDFGDGMKEVPSVNLRDYYAYKVKSLMASLTNMSRSTPSELSLNDSLH